Proteins from a genomic interval of Desulfofustis limnaeus:
- the hypF gene encoding carbamoyltransferase HypF, with product MTNSSTKPDPQKRWVEILVRGIVQGVGFRPFVFQLASRLGISGSVTNTSDGVVIKAHASDSALLRFLDDLVNQAPPLARIVSIEKREPADKPVETDSFQIKASETTATAQAIIPPDVALCDDCLRELHDPQDHRHRYPFINCTNCGPRFSIIETLPYDRPRTSMKVFPMCRLCTTEYGDPANRRYHAQPNACSQCGPRISWHNAQGKRIEVADVVRAAIDAINDDKVLAIRGLGGFHLCVNACSEAAVALLRARKNRPAKPLAVMVRDGDDAARVCYLTNKEAAILVSPEHPIILLHPRPGHPLAESVAPALSDIGIMLPYTPLHHLLFSEPDCPTALVMTSGNVAGEPICTGNKEALQRLRGIADFFLLHDRHIVTRVDDSVVKVIASQPRLMRRSRGYVPTPVFVPYELPPILGCGGGLKSTFSLGRGHTIFPSQHIGDLFNLASYDFYQESIDNLKRLFTLDPQAVACDLHPDYLSTRYAEQCGLPLYRIQHHHAHTVAVMAEHGLRGPVLAVVLDGTGYGPDGTIWGGELLQADCVSYRRLGSLQPLHLPGGDAASSEPWRMALSALYATLGSDAESSPLVDGIDQERRRIVMQMVASGFNSPLTSSCGRLFDAVAALLGLQFVSSFEGEAAMRLEACARTAFSGNWSDELDTNAEPAGDIRFLEKDRRWEIISSEFVKRVVHTSKFGTDRSVVALQFHSWLISRISHLVEKISGTSGIKEIVLSGGCLQNGLLLEGLLFSLSRRGLSVYTGSAIPNNDGGISVGQAVIGGLQHVSRGTHESRTGRGQSR from the coding sequence GTGACAAATTCGTCCACAAAACCTGATCCTCAAAAACGTTGGGTCGAAATCCTCGTCCGGGGCATTGTCCAGGGCGTCGGGTTTCGACCCTTCGTCTTTCAGCTCGCTTCCCGACTTGGCATCAGCGGTTCGGTCACCAACACCAGCGATGGCGTGGTCATCAAGGCCCATGCCTCGGACAGCGCCCTGCTCCGCTTTCTCGACGATCTGGTTAATCAGGCCCCACCGCTGGCCAGAATTGTTTCCATCGAAAAGCGTGAACCTGCGGACAAGCCGGTAGAAACCGACTCGTTCCAGATCAAGGCCAGCGAGACCACCGCCACTGCACAGGCCATCATTCCACCGGATGTCGCCCTGTGCGATGACTGTCTGCGTGAACTGCATGACCCGCAGGACCATCGCCACCGCTACCCATTTATCAACTGCACCAATTGCGGCCCGCGCTTCTCGATCATTGAAACCCTGCCGTATGACCGTCCGCGGACGTCAATGAAGGTGTTCCCCATGTGCCGCCTCTGCACGACGGAATATGGTGATCCGGCCAATCGCCGCTATCACGCCCAGCCTAACGCCTGTTCCCAGTGCGGTCCCCGTATCAGCTGGCACAACGCCCAGGGAAAACGGATCGAGGTAGCAGATGTCGTCAGGGCTGCGATTGATGCCATAAACGACGACAAGGTCCTTGCCATTCGCGGGCTCGGTGGCTTCCATCTCTGTGTCAACGCCTGTTCCGAGGCGGCAGTTGCTCTGCTTCGCGCCAGGAAAAACCGGCCAGCCAAGCCGCTGGCAGTGATGGTCCGAGATGGCGATGATGCCGCCCGCGTGTGCTATCTCACCAACAAAGAGGCGGCAATCCTGGTGTCTCCGGAACATCCCATCATTCTGCTGCACCCCCGGCCTGGACATCCGCTGGCCGAGTCGGTGGCACCGGCGCTGAGCGATATCGGTATCATGCTGCCGTATACCCCCCTTCATCACCTGCTGTTCAGTGAACCGGACTGCCCCACTGCACTGGTCATGACCAGCGGCAACGTAGCCGGCGAACCGATCTGCACCGGAAATAAAGAAGCCTTGCAGCGCTTAAGGGGCATTGCCGATTTTTTCCTCCTGCATGATCGCCATATCGTGACCCGAGTCGACGATTCGGTGGTCAAGGTTATTGCAAGCCAACCCCGGCTCATGCGCCGATCCCGGGGCTACGTGCCAACCCCGGTTTTCGTACCCTATGAGTTGCCGCCGATCCTCGGCTGCGGCGGTGGTTTGAAAAGCACTTTCAGTTTAGGCCGCGGCCACACCATTTTTCCCTCTCAGCATATTGGCGACCTTTTCAACCTGGCGTCATACGATTTCTATCAAGAGTCGATCGACAACCTCAAACGCTTGTTCACTCTTGACCCGCAGGCGGTCGCCTGCGACCTTCACCCCGACTACCTGAGCACTCGCTATGCTGAACAATGTGGCCTGCCACTCTATCGCATTCAACACCATCATGCCCACACCGTCGCCGTCATGGCTGAGCATGGCCTGAGAGGACCGGTACTGGCGGTCGTTCTCGACGGGACCGGCTACGGTCCAGATGGAACCATCTGGGGAGGAGAACTCCTGCAAGCCGACTGCGTTTCCTACCGTCGCCTCGGCTCCCTGCAACCGCTGCACCTGCCGGGTGGGGACGCCGCCTCGTCGGAACCGTGGCGCATGGCCCTTTCAGCCCTTTACGCCACCCTCGGCTCTGACGCTGAATCATCCCCGCTTGTGGATGGAATCGACCAGGAGCGCCGCCGCATCGTTATGCAGATGGTGGCCAGCGGTTTCAACTCACCGCTGACCTCAAGCTGCGGCCGGCTGTTCGACGCCGTGGCAGCGTTACTCGGCTTACAATTTGTTTCCAGCTTTGAGGGCGAAGCGGCGATGCGACTCGAAGCCTGCGCCCGAACCGCATTTTCCGGGAACTGGTCTGATGAACTGGATACCAATGCAGAACCCGCTGGAGATATTCGTTTTCTGGAAAAAGACCGAAGATGGGAGATTATTTCCTCGGAATTTGTTAAAAGAGTGGTACATACTAGTAAGTTCGGCACTGACCGATCCGTGGTTGCGCTGCAATTTCACTCCTGGCTTATCAGTCGGATCTCACATCTGGTAGAGAAAATCTCCGGCACTTCAGGAATCAAGGAAATAGTGCTGTCCGGTGGTTGTTTGCAAAACGGTCTGCTGCTCGAAGGCTTGCTTTTTTCTCTGTCCAGACGCGGCCTGTCAGTCTATACCGGGTCGGCCATTCCCAACAACGATGGCGGGATTTCCGTTGGACAGGCGGTTATTGGAGGTTTGCAACATGTGTCTCGCGGTACCCATGAGAGTCGAACAGGTAGAGGGCAGTCCCGATGA
- the cybH gene encoding Ni/Fe-hydrogenase, b-type cytochrome subunit — MTYEKKKCWSILLRLYHWAFALSIVALVITGFYINSPWTNSLQEGSAGFPMAWTRYIHFVAGFVFTGAVLARIFLYLFGNKQERILEHLPVTPRNIKNLFNTLLRYSYIKEGHDTDRLGHNVLAGLTYVITIIAAVFQLVSGFYLLYPELAVWEGWGLMLFGSQQNARFIHHLLMWWFMIFALIHVYLVIWNDVRQPEGLVSSIFTGDKFVHKT; from the coding sequence ATGACGTATGAGAAGAAGAAATGCTGGAGCATCTTGCTCCGGCTCTACCACTGGGCGTTTGCGCTCTCCATCGTCGCGTTGGTGATCACGGGTTTCTATATCAACAGCCCTTGGACCAACTCGCTACAGGAAGGCAGCGCCGGCTTTCCCATGGCATGGACCCGTTATATCCATTTCGTGGCCGGTTTCGTTTTCACCGGAGCGGTGCTTGCCAGGATTTTCCTTTATCTCTTCGGTAACAAGCAGGAGCGTATTCTCGAGCATTTGCCGGTTACTCCGCGCAACATCAAGAACCTGTTCAATACGTTACTGCGCTATAGTTACATCAAGGAAGGACACGATACCGATCGACTCGGTCACAACGTCCTGGCCGGTTTGACCTATGTGATCACCATCATCGCGGCGGTGTTTCAGTTGGTCAGCGGCTTTTATCTTCTTTACCCGGAACTCGCCGTTTGGGAGGGCTGGGGGTTAATGCTGTTTGGTAGTCAGCAGAATGCACGGTTCATCCACCATCTGCTGATGTGGTGGTTCATGATCTTCGCTTTGATCCATGTCTACCTGGTGATATGGAACGATGTGCGACAACCGGAGGGGCTTGTTTCCTCGATCTTTACCGGTGACAAATTCGTCCACAAAACCTGA
- a CDS encoding nickel-dependent hydrogenase large subunit, giving the protein MAQKITIDPITRIEGHLRIDVEVDGGAITNAWSSGQMFRGLEIILQGRDPRDAQHFVQRICGVCTTVHALASVRAVEDALKLEIPLNAQLIRNLVQGIHCLQDHIVHFYALSALDWVDVVSALDADPVATQRLAESLSNWPGNSAKRFAAVKAKVQALVESGQLGPFANAYWGHAAMKLPPEANLMAVSHYLEALDYQRKATVALGIIGGKDPHVQNLAVGGVATAVNPDNQATLNMERLYKIKQQVEEVRDFINNVYLVDLAAVGALYAEWLPYGAGVTNYLAAPDMPTNAAATSFDLPGGTIMGGDLASVKLFSDFKDPSFRDNVQESIARGWYDGDWQKHPYEEDTKPKPGDFDENGRYTWLKAPRFEGKPMQVGPLAQMLVGYASGHDEIVKRVNGALDLVSSIAGVRVGPDALFGTLGRHAARAVRCSLMADLTLKHWEMLVDNIGKGDLEIFNPPVFPKGEQKGMGWHEAPRGLLSHWIIIQDGKIKNYQCVVPSTWNAGPRDSQDQLGPYEASLLANPIADPERPLEVLRTIHSFDPCIACAIHMLDPEGREVVKVKAL; this is encoded by the coding sequence ATGGCTCAGAAAATCACCATTGATCCGATCACTCGGATCGAAGGTCACTTACGAATCGATGTGGAAGTCGACGGCGGGGCAATCACCAACGCCTGGTCATCAGGCCAGATGTTCAGAGGCCTGGAAATCATTCTGCAAGGGCGTGATCCTCGTGACGCCCAGCATTTTGTGCAACGCATCTGCGGCGTCTGCACCACCGTCCACGCCCTCGCCTCGGTTCGGGCCGTGGAAGACGCACTCAAACTGGAAATCCCGCTCAATGCCCAGCTGATCAGAAACCTGGTGCAGGGCATTCACTGTCTACAAGATCACATCGTTCATTTCTACGCGCTGTCCGCCCTTGACTGGGTTGACGTGGTCTCCGCCCTGGATGCCGACCCGGTCGCCACCCAGCGGTTGGCCGAATCTCTGTCCAACTGGCCGGGCAATAGCGCCAAACGTTTTGCCGCCGTCAAGGCCAAGGTTCAGGCCTTGGTGGAGAGTGGGCAGCTTGGCCCGTTTGCCAACGCCTATTGGGGCCACGCTGCCATGAAGTTGCCGCCGGAAGCAAACCTGATGGCCGTCTCCCACTATCTTGAGGCCCTCGACTATCAACGCAAGGCCACCGTCGCCCTGGGCATCATCGGTGGCAAAGACCCGCACGTCCAAAACCTTGCCGTCGGCGGCGTTGCCACCGCCGTCAACCCGGATAACCAGGCGACTCTGAACATGGAGCGTCTCTACAAGATCAAGCAGCAGGTGGAGGAGGTCCGGGACTTCATCAACAACGTCTACTTGGTCGACCTGGCCGCAGTCGGTGCCCTGTATGCCGAGTGGCTGCCCTACGGCGCCGGCGTCACCAACTATTTGGCGGCACCGGATATGCCGACCAACGCCGCAGCTACTTCTTTCGATCTGCCCGGCGGCACGATCATGGGCGGCGACCTGGCCAGTGTCAAACTGTTCTCCGATTTCAAAGATCCATCCTTCCGCGACAACGTTCAGGAATCCATCGCACGCGGCTGGTACGATGGTGACTGGCAGAAACACCCCTACGAAGAAGACACCAAGCCGAAGCCCGGCGACTTCGACGAGAATGGTCGCTACACCTGGCTCAAGGCACCGCGCTTCGAAGGAAAACCGATGCAGGTCGGACCACTGGCCCAAATGCTGGTCGGCTACGCCTCCGGTCACGACGAGATTGTCAAGCGGGTCAATGGCGCCCTCGACCTGGTCAGCAGCATCGCCGGCGTCCGGGTCGGACCGGATGCGCTGTTCGGCACCCTTGGCCGCCACGCCGCCCGTGCCGTCCGTTGTTCGTTGATGGCCGATCTGACGCTGAAACACTGGGAGATGCTGGTGGACAACATCGGCAAGGGCGATTTGGAGATCTTCAACCCGCCGGTCTTCCCCAAAGGCGAACAAAAGGGCATGGGCTGGCACGAGGCGCCGCGCGGTCTGCTGTCCCACTGGATCATTATCCAAGACGGCAAGATCAAGAACTACCAATGCGTCGTGCCCTCGACCTGGAACGCCGGACCGCGTGACTCCCAGGATCAGCTTGGCCCCTATGAGGCCTCATTGCTGGCCAACCCGATCGCCGATCCGGAACGTCCGTTGGAAGTCTTACGCACCATCCACTCCTTCGATCCATGCATCGCCTGCGCTATCCATATGCTGGATCCGGAAGGCCGTGAAGTTGTGAAAGTCAAAGCGCTGTGA
- a CDS encoding hydrogenase small subunit, with translation MADTVNKTLDPRLNRRGFLKGCTMAAAALGLSETMVPKMVEAATSAQRPPVIWLHFQECTGCSETLLRGAHPDLARLILDIISLDYHETVMAAAGHQAEEAMHQSMEKNAGKYLLVVEGGIPLAENGVYCKIAGKNAVDILKEVAAKSAAIIAYGTCATFGGVQAAKPNPTGAVGVDSIISDKPIINISGCPPNPVNLLGTILHYLTFNRLPALDGLKRPKFAYGRRIHDHCERRAHFDEGRFVEQFGDQFHKLGYCLYKVGCKGPETFANCPVARFNNEAGVWPVSVGHGCIGCTEPNFWDTMTPFYDRIPNVKIPGSGIIEDADRLGTKILGVTAAAVGVHAAVGIGKRLIKGKSDGGE, from the coding sequence ATGGCAGACACGGTAAACAAAACGCTGGATCCGCGCCTGAACCGCCGCGGTTTCCTGAAGGGATGTACCATGGCAGCAGCAGCCCTGGGACTCTCCGAAACCATGGTCCCGAAGATGGTGGAAGCGGCCACCTCGGCCCAACGGCCACCGGTTATCTGGTTGCATTTTCAGGAATGCACCGGCTGTTCCGAGACCCTGCTCCGCGGCGCCCATCCGGATCTGGCCCGCCTGATTCTTGACATCATCTCCCTGGATTACCATGAGACGGTCATGGCGGCAGCCGGCCATCAGGCCGAAGAAGCCATGCACCAATCGATGGAGAAAAATGCCGGCAAGTACCTGCTGGTGGTAGAGGGCGGCATTCCGTTGGCGGAAAACGGTGTTTACTGCAAAATAGCCGGAAAAAACGCCGTCGACATCCTCAAGGAGGTAGCCGCCAAATCAGCCGCCATCATCGCCTATGGCACCTGTGCCACCTTCGGCGGGGTGCAGGCGGCCAAACCGAACCCCACCGGCGCCGTCGGCGTCGATTCCATTATCAGCGACAAGCCGATCATCAACATCTCCGGCTGCCCGCCAAACCCGGTCAACCTGCTTGGCACCATTCTCCATTATCTGACCTTCAACCGGCTGCCGGCGCTGGACGGACTGAAGCGTCCCAAGTTTGCCTATGGACGTCGGATTCACGACCATTGTGAGCGTCGAGCCCATTTTGACGAAGGTCGCTTTGTTGAACAGTTCGGCGATCAATTTCATAAACTCGGCTACTGTCTTTACAAGGTCGGCTGCAAGGGACCGGAGACCTTCGCCAACTGTCCGGTGGCCCGTTTCAACAACGAAGCCGGCGTCTGGCCGGTATCGGTGGGCCACGGCTGTATCGGTTGTACTGAGCCAAACTTCTGGGATACCATGACACCATTCTACGACCGGATCCCCAATGTGAAAATCCCCGGCTCCGGAATCATCGAAGATGCTGACAGACTCGGCACGAAGATTCTCGGAGTGACTGCTGCCGCAGTCGGTGTCCACGCTGCCGTCGGTATCGGCAAGCGCCTCATCAAAGGCAAGTCCGATGGCGGTGAATGA
- a CDS encoding polya polymerase: MSHNHLSEPAIILPAEHGITLDMIDSDALFVLRKLSKAGFSSYLVGGGVRDLYLGKPPKDFDIGTDARPGQVRRLFSNSRTIGRRFRLVQVFFRNGKIIEVSTLRSLSEHDLDGPEAVLASNNTYGSPGEDAQRRDLTINALFFEIETQTIIDHVNGFADLKQGVIRMIGEPNKRINRDPVRMLRAIRHAARNHFTIEERTWLALSANSHKLVLCPAARLRDELLKDIYSGSSAEWFELSCKTGIFYQLFPIYKNRAAFTGVPPESLQPYFRTIDRLNARMKSGGKQPLPDHLLLSLILLPWANEHFQVLKPSQQSSNRDQVSADLRDTIDATIGSSLGLTRSCRQEISTMLAHLPIMSAYHKQNNWPKWLKRKSYFKKCRLLYFCSLEATEQAPVPDHLLLATADSAPRPSSPTPSKRNPHRKSKPAISATHPGGIFGFKR; this comes from the coding sequence ATGTCTCATAATCACTTGAGCGAACCGGCTATCATCCTTCCCGCAGAACATGGCATCACGCTCGACATGATCGACAGTGATGCCCTTTTTGTTCTGCGAAAACTCAGCAAGGCAGGATTTTCCAGCTACCTCGTCGGTGGCGGTGTCCGTGATCTCTACCTGGGTAAGCCTCCCAAAGATTTCGATATCGGCACCGATGCTCGACCGGGCCAAGTTCGTCGTCTGTTTTCCAACAGTCGAACCATCGGCAGACGTTTCCGTCTGGTCCAGGTCTTTTTTCGCAACGGCAAGATCATCGAAGTATCAACGTTACGGTCGCTGAGCGAGCACGATCTGGACGGCCCGGAGGCCGTACTCGCGTCGAACAACACCTACGGATCGCCGGGCGAGGACGCACAGCGCCGGGATCTCACCATCAATGCCCTTTTTTTCGAAATCGAGACACAAACGATTATCGATCACGTCAACGGTTTTGCCGACTTGAAGCAGGGCGTGATCCGCATGATCGGTGAACCGAACAAGCGGATTAACCGTGACCCCGTCCGTATGCTGCGCGCCATCAGGCACGCGGCTCGCAATCATTTCACCATTGAGGAACGTACCTGGCTGGCTTTAAGCGCCAACAGTCACAAGTTGGTATTGTGTCCAGCAGCCCGGCTGCGCGATGAATTGCTTAAGGACATCTACAGCGGCAGTTCAGCGGAGTGGTTTGAACTCTCCTGCAAAACGGGAATTTTTTATCAACTCTTTCCTATCTACAAGAACCGCGCGGCTTTTACTGGCGTGCCCCCAGAGAGTCTGCAACCCTATTTCCGCACCATTGATCGGCTCAACGCTCGAATGAAAAGTGGCGGAAAACAACCTCTGCCCGATCATCTTCTGCTTTCCTTGATCCTGCTCCCCTGGGCCAACGAACATTTCCAGGTGCTGAAGCCATCCCAGCAAAGCTCGAACCGTGATCAGGTGTCCGCCGATCTGCGCGACACTATCGATGCCACAATCGGATCGTCGCTGGGCCTGACTCGTTCCTGCCGCCAGGAAATCAGCACCATGCTCGCCCACCTCCCGATCATGTCGGCCTACCACAAACAGAACAATTGGCCCAAGTGGCTTAAACGAAAAAGCTATTTCAAAAAATGCCGCCTCCTGTATTTCTGCTCCCTCGAAGCAACTGAGCAGGCCCCGGTGCCCGACCATTTGTTACTGGCGACCGCCGACTCGGCGCCGCGCCCGTCATCCCCCACCCCCTCAAAAAGAAACCCGCATCGCAAGAGCAAACCGGCTATTTCCGCCACACATCCCGGCGGCATTTTCGGGTTCAAACGTTAG
- a CDS encoding NAD(P)H-dependent flavin oxidoreductase — MKLPSLTIGRLTAPIPLIQGGMSIRVSTSSLAVPVAACGGIGVIGGSGIPTEELQEDIRKAKKATDGVIAVNIMYAMKNFYELVIGSIEAGVDMIITGAGFSRDIFKIGKKFDIPIVMIVSSPTLGKLAEKLGAAAVIVEAKEAGGHLGTDQPLRTIFPPIRDVVKTIPLIAAGGITNGYEMAEMMDRYGADGIQIASRFVLSEECDVDDEFKQAYLRAEKDDIVLTTSPVGLPGRALRTPFVQALAEGVKMTAKSCKHLCLKKCDHHYCINERLNASRQGDLQEGLFFSGENTYKMKSILPVAEIFRQFVTQAESVYKENRGFDQPLTAPA; from the coding sequence ATGAAATTACCATCACTTACTATCGGCCGGCTGACAGCACCCATACCCCTGATTCAAGGCGGCATGTCGATCCGCGTCTCCACGTCTTCATTGGCGGTACCTGTGGCGGCATGCGGCGGCATCGGTGTGATCGGCGGGTCGGGCATTCCCACCGAAGAGTTGCAGGAAGATATCCGCAAAGCCAAAAAGGCCACCGATGGCGTCATCGCTGTGAACATCATGTACGCGATGAAGAATTTTTACGAACTGGTCATCGGCTCCATCGAGGCCGGGGTCGACATGATCATCACCGGGGCAGGTTTTTCTCGTGATATTTTCAAGATAGGAAAAAAGTTCGATATCCCCATCGTCATGATTGTCTCTTCGCCAACGCTTGGGAAACTTGCCGAAAAGCTCGGGGCGGCCGCCGTCATCGTCGAAGCAAAAGAAGCGGGCGGCCATCTTGGCACCGACCAACCGCTGCGCACCATTTTCCCGCCAATTCGCGATGTGGTGAAAACAATCCCGCTGATCGCCGCCGGCGGCATCACCAACGGCTATGAAATGGCAGAAATGATGGACCGTTATGGCGCCGATGGGATACAAATCGCATCCCGGTTCGTGTTGAGCGAGGAGTGTGATGTTGACGACGAATTCAAACAGGCTTACCTGCGCGCCGAAAAGGATGACATTGTCCTCACCACGTCTCCGGTCGGATTGCCCGGACGGGCGCTGCGCACGCCGTTCGTCCAAGCCCTAGCCGAGGGCGTTAAAATGACCGCAAAATCATGCAAACACCTGTGCCTGAAAAAATGCGATCATCACTACTGCATCAACGAACGATTGAACGCTTCCCGCCAAGGCGATCTTCAGGAAGGCCTGTTCTTTTCCGGAGAGAACACCTACAAGATGAAATCCATTCTCCCGGTTGCCGAGATCTTTCGTCAATTCGTCACCCAAGCAGAATCGGTTTATAAAGAAAATCGGGGATTTGACCAACCACTGACCGCGCCAGCCTGA